The following proteins come from a genomic window of Gallus gallus isolate bGalGal1 chromosome 22, bGalGal1.mat.broiler.GRCg7b, whole genome shotgun sequence:
- the CASP14 gene encoding caspase-14 isoform 1 (isoform 1 is encoded by transcript variant 1) translates to MSQPRQSRALIIVNTDFCSSDGDVGLRPRRGARREAEKLSRVLAQLSYRVKLLHNRTAKEMEDLYQQECSREHGDYFVSVISSHGEEGAVLGCDCRPLRLTRIFHIVSAQNCPALAERPKVFFIQACRGAALDQGVFVETDSGQPEPASFSEYLHIPPNTAVMFACSPGYGAFLNPAGSMFLQALLAMLAGEERCLALSRMATRLNAAVALGCQARGTYEGCKQMPCFVTNLPRDIFPFSAQSEPLPSTDTQGGMEEEEEERQKPTAS, encoded by the exons ATGTCCCAGCCGCGGCAAAGCCGGGCTCTCATCATCGTCAACACCGatttctgcagcagtgatggCGACGTGGGGCTCAGGCCCCGAAGGGGAGCCAGGAGGGAAGCTGAGAAGCTCTCTCGTGTGCTGGCGCAGCTCAGCTACAGGGTGAAGCTGTTGCACAACAGGACGGCCAAGGAGATGGAGGACCTCTACCAGCAAG AGTGCAGCCGTGAGCACGGGGATTACTTCGTGAGCGTCATCTCCAGCCACGGGGAGGAGGGGGCCGTGTTGGGCTGCGACTGCAGACCGCTGCGGCTCACCCGCATCTTCCACATCGTGTCGGCACAGAACTGCCCGGCGCTCGCGGAGAGACCCAAAGTCTTCTTCATTCAG GCATGTCGGGGGGCTGCGCTGGACCAGGGGGTGTTTGTGGAGACTGACAGCGGGCAGCCGGAGCCAGCCAGCTTCTCAGAGTACCTGCACATCCCCCCCAACACCGCCGTGATGTTCGCCTGCAGCCCTG GCTATGGGGCCTTCCTGAACCCCGCGGGATCCATGTTCCTGCAGGCCCTGCTGGCGATGCTGGCCGGGGAGGAGCGCTGTCTGGCCCTGAGCCGTATGGCCACCCGCCTCAATGCAGCTGTAGCCCTGGGCTGCCAGGCCCGCGGCACCTACGAGGGCTGCAAGCAGATGCCCTGCTTCGTCACCAACCTGCCGCGGGACATCTTCCCCTTCTCCGCTCAGAGTGAACCCCTTCCCAGCACGGACAcgcagggagggatggaggaggaggaggaggagcggcaGAAACCCACGGCCTCTTAG
- the CASP14 gene encoding caspase-14 isoform 2 (isoform 2 is encoded by transcript variant 3), with protein MSQPRQSRALIIVNTDFCSSDGDVGLRPRRGARREAEKLSRVLAQLSYRVKLLHNRTAKEMEDLYQQECSREHGDYFVSVISSHGEEGAVLGCDCRPLRLTRIFHIVSAQNCPALAERPKVFFIQACRGAALDQGVFVETDSGQPEPASFSEYLHIPPNTAVMFACSPGPAGDAGRGGALSGPEPYGHPPQCSCSPGLPGPRHLRGLQADALLRHQPAAGHLPLLRSE; from the exons ATGTCCCAGCCGCGGCAAAGCCGGGCTCTCATCATCGTCAACACCGatttctgcagcagtgatggCGACGTGGGGCTCAGGCCCCGAAGGGGAGCCAGGAGGGAAGCTGAGAAGCTCTCTCGTGTGCTGGCGCAGCTCAGCTACAGGGTGAAGCTGTTGCACAACAGGACGGCCAAGGAGATGGAGGACCTCTACCAGCAAG AGTGCAGCCGTGAGCACGGGGATTACTTCGTGAGCGTCATCTCCAGCCACGGGGAGGAGGGGGCCGTGTTGGGCTGCGACTGCAGACCGCTGCGGCTCACCCGCATCTTCCACATCGTGTCGGCACAGAACTGCCCGGCGCTCGCGGAGAGACCCAAAGTCTTCTTCATTCAG GCATGTCGGGGGGCTGCGCTGGACCAGGGGGTGTTTGTGGAGACTGACAGCGGGCAGCCGGAGCCAGCCAGCTTCTCAGAGTACCTGCACATCCCCCCCAACACCGCCGTGATGTTCGCCTGCAGCCCTG GCCCTGCTGGCGATGCTGGCCGGGGAGGAGCGCTGTCTGGCCCTGAGCCGTATGGCCACCCGCCTCAATGCAGCTGTAGCCCTGGGCTGCCAGGCCCGCGGCACCTACGAGGGCTGCAAGCAGATGCCCTGCTTCGTCACCAACCTGCCGCGGGACATCTTCCCCTTCTCCGCTCAGAGTGA
- the RETSAT gene encoding all-trans-retinol 13,14-reductase: MEPYGMFALLLLLPLLFVVLAVYRWVQSRGPNPFAVDTRRPPAPLITDKAVRRTVLKAVFSPEKVPEKLDAIVIGSGIGGLAVAVLLAKVGRRVLVLEQHGRLGGCCHAFSEKGFEFDTGIHYVGQLHDGSLWRFLVDQLTDGQLEWAPMPPTFDAVVLGEPGRDKAVRLCTGTRGYFDKLKEQFPGEEAAIDEFKRLVKSVTTGLWALGLLKMLPLPLVRLLSRSGLLSLLSPFCRMTSRSVKDVVDGLTTNAKLRALFSYIFPTYGVLPSKASFSLHSILVQHYLWGAWYPKGGSGEIVFRTIPIIQKAGGNVLGRAPVQSILLDSRGRACGVSVKKGQDVVNIFAPIIVSDAGIFNTYERLLPPEARALPEIQSRLRMATHGEGGFSVFVGLRGSSQELGLEATNYYIYADDNLDQIMRRYYNSSRDEAAANIPLLFVTSPSAKDPTWDTRYPGKSTLSIITMAKYEWFEEWKDKPVHKRGDAYEDVKKTFVDAIMQTIFKLYPHIEDKVEYVSGGTPLTNQHYIASPRGEFYGMDHDMARTQIEAIATARPQTAVPNLYLTGQDVAVCGFAGALQGAFLCTSAILKRNIYLDAMQLRKRVQGSNGKKKN; the protein is encoded by the exons ATGGAGCCGTACGGGATGTtcgccctcctcctccttctccccctcctcttCGTCGTCCTCGCCGTGTATCGCTGGGTTCAGTCCCGCGGCCCCAACCCCTTCGCTGTCGATACCCGGCGCCCGCCGGCCCCGCTGATCACCGATAAGGCGGTTCGTCGGACGGTGCTGAAAGCAG TTTTCTCCCCAGAAAAAGTCCCGGAGAAGCTCGACGCCATCGTCATCGGCAGCGGCATTGGGGGGCTGGCGGTGGCCGTGCTGCTGGCCAAGGTGGGCCGGCgggtgctggtgctggagcagcacGGCAGGCTGGGGGGCTGCTGCCACGCGTTCAGCGAGAAGGGCTTCGAGTTCGACACCG GGATCCACTATGTGGGGCAGCTGCACGACGGCTCGCTGTGGCGCTTCCTGGTGGACCAACTGACGGATGGGCAGCTGGAGTGGGCCCCTATGCCTCCCACCTTCGACGCCGTGGTGCTGGGAGAGCCCGGCCGTGACAAAGCTGTCCGCCTCTGCACCGGGACCAGGGGTTACTTCGACAAGCTGAAGGAGCAGTTCCCTGGTGAGGAAGCCGCCATCGATGAGTTCAAGCGGCTGGTGAAG AGCGTCACCACGGGGCTCTGGGCTCTGGGCCTGCTGAAGATGCTGCCACTGCCGCTGGTGCGGCTGTTGAGCCGCTCGgggctgctgtcactgctcagcCCCTTCTGCCGGATGACCTCACGCAGCGTGAAGGATGTGGTCGACGGCCTCACCACCAACGCCAAGCTCAGGGCCTTGTTCAGCTACATCTTCCCCACCTACG GTGTGCTGCCCTCCAAGGCCAgcttctccctgcacagcatcCTGGTGCAGCACTACCTGTGGGGTGCCTGGTACCCCAAGGGCGGTTCGGGGGAGATCGTCTTCCGCACCATCCCCATCATCCAGAAGGCCGGCGGCAACGTGCTGGGCCGGGCGCCGGTGCAGAGCATCCTGCTGGACTCCCGGGGCAGAGCCTGTG GTGTGAGCGTCAAGAAGGGCCAGGATGTGGTGAACATCTTCGCTCCCATCATCGTCTCGGATGCGGGGATATTCAACACCTACGAGCGGCTGCTGCCGCCTGAGGCGCGCGCTTTGCCTG AGATTCAGTCCCGGCTGCGCATGGCAACTCATGGCGAAGGCGGCTTCTCCGTATTCGTGGGGCTCAGAGGCTCAagccaggagctggggctggaagcCACCAACTACTACATCTACGCAGACGACAACCTGGACCAAAT AATGCGGCGCTACTACAACAGCTCCCGCGACGAGGCGGCCGCCAACATCCCCCTGCTGTTCGTCACCAGCCCGTCTGCCAAAGACCCCACGTGGGACACGCGGTACCCAG GTAAAAGCACGTTGTCCATCATCACCATGGCCAAGTACGAGTGGTTCGAGGAGTGGAAGGACAAGCCAGTCCATAAGCGGGGAGACGCTTACGAGGACGTAAAGAAGACCTTTGTGGACGCCATCATGCAGACCATCTTCAAACTGTACCCCCACATCGAGGACAAG GTCGAGTATGTCTCGGGGGGGACACCGCTGACCAACCAGCACTACATCGCCAGCCCCCGCGGGGAGTTCTACGGCATGGACCACGACATGGCGCGCACGCAGATTGAAGCCATCGCCACCGCACGGCCGCAGACTGCTGTCCCCAACCTCTACCTGACGG GGCAGGATGTGGCCGTGTGTGGCTTCGCCGGAGCGCTTCAGGGAGCCTTCCTCTGCACCAGTGCCATCCTCAAGCGCAACATCTACCTGGATGCCATGCAGCTGCGGAAGCGTGTGCAGGGCTCCAACGGCAAGAAGAAGAACTGA